From a region of the Rhinopithecus roxellana isolate Shanxi Qingling chromosome 8, ASM756505v1, whole genome shotgun sequence genome:
- the EFNA3 gene encoding ephrin-A3 isoform X2, which translates to MAAAPLLLLLLLVPVPLLPLLAQGPGGALGNRHAVYWNSSNQHLRREGYTVQVNVNDYLDIYCPHYNSSGVGPGAGPGPGGGAEQYVLYMVSRNGYRTCNASQGFKRWECNRPHAPHSPIKFSEKFQRYSAFSLGYEFHAGHEYYYISTPTHNLHWKCLRMKVFVCCASKDFEGENPQVPKLEKSISGTSPKREHLPLAVGIAFFLMTFLAS; encoded by the exons atggcggcggctccgctgctgctgctgctgctgctcgtGCCTGTGCCGCTGCTGCCGCTGCTGGCCCAAGGGCCCGGAGGGGCGCTGGGAAACCGGCATGCGGTGTACTGGAACAGCTCCAACCAGCA CCTGCGGCGAGAGGGCTACACCGTGCAGGTGAATGTGAACGACTATCTGGATATTTACTGCCCGCACTATAACAGCTCGGGGGTGGGCCCCGGGGCGGGTCCGGGGCCCGGAGGCGGGGCAGAGCAGTACGTGCTGTACATGGTGAGCCGCAACGGCTACCGCACCTGCAACGCCAGCCAGGGCTTCAAGCGCTGGGAATGCAACCGGCCGCACGCCCCGCACAGCCCCATCAAGTTCTCGGAGAAGTTCCAGCGCTACAGCGCCTTCTCGCTAGGCTACGAGTTCCACGCCGGCCACGAGTACTACTACATCT CCACGCCCACTCACAACCTGCACTGGAAGTGTCTGAGGATGAAGGTGTTCGTCTGCTGCGCCTCCA AAGACTTTGAGGGAGAGAACCCTCAGGTGCCCAAGCTTGAGAAGAGCATCAGCGGAACCAGCCCCAAACGGGAACACCTGCCCCTGGCCGTGGGCATTGCCTTCTTCCTCATGACGTTCTTGGCCTCCTAG
- the EFNA3 gene encoding ephrin-A3 isoform X1, translating into MAAAPLLLLLLLVPVPLLPLLAQGPGGALGNRHAVYWNSSNQHLRREGYTVQVNVNDYLDIYCPHYNSSGVGPGAGPGPGGGAEQYVLYMVSRNGYRTCNASQGFKRWECNRPHAPHSPIKFSEKFQRYSAFSLGYEFHAGHEYYYISTPTHNLHWKCLRMKVFVCCASTSHSGEKPVPTLPQFTMGPNVKINVLEDFEGENPQVPKLEKSISGTSPKREHLPLAVGIAFFLMTFLAS; encoded by the exons atggcggcggctccgctgctgctgctgctgctgctcgtGCCTGTGCCGCTGCTGCCGCTGCTGGCCCAAGGGCCCGGAGGGGCGCTGGGAAACCGGCATGCGGTGTACTGGAACAGCTCCAACCAGCA CCTGCGGCGAGAGGGCTACACCGTGCAGGTGAATGTGAACGACTATCTGGATATTTACTGCCCGCACTATAACAGCTCGGGGGTGGGCCCCGGGGCGGGTCCGGGGCCCGGAGGCGGGGCAGAGCAGTACGTGCTGTACATGGTGAGCCGCAACGGCTACCGCACCTGCAACGCCAGCCAGGGCTTCAAGCGCTGGGAATGCAACCGGCCGCACGCCCCGCACAGCCCCATCAAGTTCTCGGAGAAGTTCCAGCGCTACAGCGCCTTCTCGCTAGGCTACGAGTTCCACGCCGGCCACGAGTACTACTACATCT CCACGCCCACTCACAACCTGCACTGGAAGTGTCTGAGGATGAAGGTGTTCGTCTGCTGCGCCTCCA CATCGCACTCCGGGGAGAAGCCGGTCCCCACTCTCCCCcagttcaccatgggccccaatgtgaAGATCAACGTGCTGG AAGACTTTGAGGGAGAGAACCCTCAGGTGCCCAAGCTTGAGAAGAGCATCAGCGGAACCAGCCCCAAACGGGAACACCTGCCCCTGGCCGTGGGCATTGCCTTCTTCCTCATGACGTTCTTGGCCTCCTAG